A genomic region of Candidatus Nanopelagicales bacterium contains the following coding sequences:
- a CDS encoding FAD-binding oxidoreductase: MDMSRRSFLAVGAVTGLGAMAWLTGCAPPKSGSMLAGLQSRLKGQVLVPEDPGYSAASEPTNGRYLSVMPLAVAVVADESDVVECINWCKENGIQPVARGRGHSYAGFSTTEGLVINLSRLNAVVVDRQAGTVTTGGGALNQDLSDTLNKGPHFLPVGTCVGIGLGGLVLGGGIGFNTHWAGLTCDHLLDTQMVTADGSLISANSRSNPDLLWACKGAAGGSLGINTQFTFSLVEVPTSVVYFQFEFRGSDAAFEVFKRFDTLMQTAPAGLNAVCMAEAVPIAERAQNAAIRSMVRGQYVGTESEARDLLAPISSIAGMTSQTLEPLSFWQAQSNLSTMNPQPHSFAEPNRFARDRLPDDLLAGLVDALENCPSQSAEATGSVWLFGWVGGPVVSKVAPKDTAYFHRDVSLILRATVVWPNDAPAEVSDGLLRWSEEVMTLATPHTLDQSYQNFPNRALTDYLQNYYGENLTRLVKVKAKYDPQNLFNNAQSIPVAMP; encoded by the coding sequence ATGGACATGTCGCGAAGGTCGTTCCTCGCCGTTGGTGCGGTCACCGGGCTAGGAGCGATGGCGTGGCTGACTGGTTGCGCACCTCCGAAGAGCGGCTCGATGCTGGCTGGCCTGCAGTCCCGTTTGAAGGGTCAAGTCCTGGTACCTGAGGATCCCGGGTACAGCGCCGCGTCAGAGCCCACCAATGGTCGCTACCTATCGGTCATGCCATTGGCTGTCGCAGTCGTCGCAGATGAGTCCGACGTGGTGGAGTGCATCAACTGGTGCAAAGAGAACGGCATCCAACCGGTGGCGCGAGGTCGTGGCCATTCTTACGCAGGCTTCTCAACAACCGAAGGTCTCGTCATCAACCTCAGCAGACTGAACGCTGTTGTCGTGGATCGCCAGGCCGGCACCGTCACGACTGGCGGAGGCGCCCTCAACCAGGATCTGTCGGACACCCTCAACAAGGGGCCACACTTCTTGCCGGTCGGCACCTGTGTCGGAATCGGACTAGGGGGCCTCGTCCTAGGTGGTGGAATCGGCTTCAACACGCACTGGGCAGGCCTGACCTGCGATCACTTGCTTGATACGCAGATGGTGACCGCCGACGGCTCCCTAATCTCGGCCAATTCCCGATCGAATCCCGACTTGTTGTGGGCATGCAAGGGCGCCGCCGGGGGCAGCTTGGGCATCAATACCCAGTTCACCTTCTCGCTGGTTGAGGTACCGACTTCCGTTGTCTACTTCCAGTTCGAGTTCCGCGGATCGGACGCTGCATTTGAGGTCTTCAAGCGCTTCGACACTCTTATGCAGACTGCGCCGGCTGGGCTTAACGCGGTGTGCATGGCAGAGGCGGTCCCGATCGCCGAGCGTGCGCAGAATGCCGCGATCCGTTCGATGGTGCGCGGACAGTATGTGGGCACCGAAAGCGAAGCCCGGGACCTGCTGGCGCCGATCTCAAGCATCGCCGGGATGACGTCGCAGACGCTAGAACCACTGAGTTTCTGGCAAGCCCAATCCAACCTGAGCACCATGAACCCGCAGCCTCACTCGTTCGCGGAGCCGAATCGCTTTGCCCGTGATCGACTGCCTGATGATCTTCTTGCGGGATTGGTTGACGCGCTGGAAAACTGCCCGAGTCAGTCCGCCGAGGCAACGGGTTCGGTATGGCTCTTCGGCTGGGTTGGCGGCCCCGTCGTCAGCAAAGTCGCACCTAAGGACACGGCCTACTTCCACCGTGACGTGTCGTTGATATTGCGGGCCACAGTCGTCTGGCCAAACGATGCTCCCGCAGAAGTGTCAGACGGCCTGCTGAGGTGGTCTGAGGAAGTGATGACGCTCGCGACGCCACATACTCTCGACCAGAGCTACCAGAATTTCCCCAACCGCGCGCTGACCGACTACCTCCAGAACTACTACGGTGAGAACCTAACCCGGTTGGTG